A DNA window from Hydra vulgaris chromosome 13, alternate assembly HydraT2T_AEP contains the following coding sequences:
- the LOC136089610 gene encoding jerky protein homolog-like has protein sequence MNSIRKMQGSKKKKNIRKKLLYSEEQLHAALRALNKGEKILCVSKKFNVPESTLRDKLSGKSQPKRQNSGFKSYLGEEIENELVAWLMQCANMGFAITKKLLIKAVQKIVTGRGIKTPFKDDIPSKNWFYKFMRRHKELSQKRAEHISRARGDDAQYLNDPSRVFNLDETGFELAPKTGKVIGIRGRNVYEECNNSDKENLTTLFCVNANGQFAPSLTLYKYARMPKTIAAAPPGWGLGKSDSGWMTAECFYEYFTNVLIPYLKSINTQLPIYMFMDGHRSHLSKELSMYCSSERIHLISLFPNATHILQPLDVSVFGPMKNGRTFVGNLNWITILMKFAKKMYQCC, from the exons ATGAATTCGATTAGAAAGATGCAAggttcaaaaaagaaaaaaaatattcgaaAAAAGCTTTTGTATTCAGAAGAACAACTGCATGCAGCACTTAGAGCTTTAaataaaggtgaaaaaattttatgtgtcagcaaaaagtttaatgttCCTGAAAGTACCTTACGCGATAAATTATCTGGTAAAAGCCAACCCAAACGGCAAAACTCTGGCTTTAAATCATATCTTGGAGAAGAAATAGAGAATGAATTGGTTGCTTGGTTAATGCAGTGCGCTAACATGGGTTTTGcgattacaaaaaaattattaattaaggCGGTACAAAAAATAGTTACAGGGCGAGGTATAAAAACACCATTTAAAGATGATATCCCAAGTAAAAActggttttataaatttatgcgTCGTCATAAGGAATTATCGCAAAAACGAGCAGAGCATATTAGTCGAGCTAGAG GCGATGATGCGCAATACCTTAATGATCCATCtcgtgtttttaatttagacgAAACTGGCTTTGAGTTAGCACCAAAAACTGGAAAAGTAATTGGCATTAGAGGAAGAAATGTTTATGAAGAATGCAACAACAGCGATAAGGAAAACCTTACAACTTTATTTTGCGTAAATGCAAATGGTCAATTTGCACCATCATTAACATTGTACAAGTATGCTCGAATGCCAAAAACTATTGCTGCTGCACCACCAGGTTGGGGACTCGGTAAAAGTGACAGCGGCTGGATGACCGCCGAATGCTTTTATGAGTACTTCACAAATGTGTTAATACCATATTTGAAATCTATTAATACACAATTACCTATATATATGTTCATGGATGGACACCGCTCGCATCTGTCTAAAGAGCTCAGCATGTATTGCTCTTCGGAAAGAATTCATTTGATTTCGTTGTTTCCTAATGCTACACACATCTTACAACCATTAGATGTGTCAGTTTTCGGACCAATGAAAAATGGCAGAACATTTGTCGGCAATTTAAATTGGATAacgattttaatgaaatttgcaaagaaaatGTACCAATGttgttga